Proteins from one Portunus trituberculatus isolate SZX2019 chromosome 38, ASM1759143v1, whole genome shotgun sequence genomic window:
- the LOC123514531 gene encoding mitochondrial dicarboxylate carrier-like isoform X2 encodes MALEIVKKQGFLALYNGLSASLLRQLTYSTTRFAIYEVMKQQMADANNAVPFYKRVLMAGFAGACGGFVGTPGDMINVRMQNDIKLPADQKRNYKHALDGVIRVVREEGVPRLFRGASTATFRAVLMTIGQLSFYDQIKGFLLTTPYFSDNLICHFTCSLAAGAIATTMTQPVDVIKTRAMNAGPGEFRGLWHIITYTGKMGPGGFFKGYVPAFVRLGPHTIITFIFFEQLRKNFGILKQPTA; translated from the exons ATGGCACTggaaatagtgaaaaagcaaGGTTTTCTGGCCCTTTATAATGGTCTGTCTGCTTCTCTCTTGCGACAACTTACCTACTCCACCACTCGCTTTGCCATTTATGAG GTCATGAAGCAGCAGATGGCAGATGCTAACAATGCTGTACCTTTCTACAAGCGAGTGTTAATGGCAGGGTTTGCTGGGGCATGTGGAGGATTTGTGGGTACTCCAGGAGATATGATCAACGTCCGAATGCAGAATGACATCAAGCTTCCTGCAGaccaaaaaagaaa ctacaAGCATGCACTGGATGGTGTAATaagagtggtgagagaggaaggagtgccCAGGCTCTTCCGTGGTGCCTCTACAGCTACCTTCAGGGCAGTGCTGATGACCATTGGCCAGCTGTCTTTCTATGACCAGATCAAAGGATTCCTGTTGACCACTCCATATTTCAGTGACAATCTCATCTGCCACTTTACCTGCTCTTTGGCTGCT GGAGCCATTGCTACAACCATGACCCAGCCTGTAGATGTAATCAAGACACGTGCTATGAATGCAGGCCCAGGAGAATTTAGG GGTCTCTGGCACATCATTACATACACCGGCAAGATGGGACCTGGTGGATTCTTTAAG GGATATGTTCCAGCTTTTGTCCGTCTTGGCCCACACACAATcatcactttcattttctttgagcAGCTGCGAAAAAACTTTGGGATACTAAAGCAGCCTACTGCATAA